The Caulobacter sp. 73W region ACGGGGGCGTCCATGGCGTTCAACGTCGGCGGCATCCTCGGCGGCGGCCTAGCGCCGATGGTGGCCCAGGCTCTGGCGGACAAAGGCGGTCTGACCCCGGTCGGCTTCTATCTGAGCGCGGCCGCGCTGATCAGCTTCCTGGCTCTGGCGGCGCTTCGCAAAGAGGCCGAATGAGCTGTGGATAAGCTCGCTTCTACCTGCGACCCCCTGCCGCTGCGCTGCGGCGCCGCTTGAACGCGGTCGCAAAAGGTCCACATAAATCTCCGAACGCCGTCCAATCGCGGGCGGACGGATCGTACGACTTAGGCGCATCGTTTGAGTGACTGCGATCCGTAAGGTCGAGCGTGACGCAACGCGCCGGCCAGGAGTTGAAAGCATCATGTCCGAGATCAAAACCCTTCCTGTGCTGCCCCTGCGGGACATCGTGGTGTTTCCGCACATGGTCGTGCCGCTATTCGTCGGCCGCGATAAATCCGTGCGCGCCCTGGAAGAGGTGATGAAGGGCGACAAGCAGATCCTGCTTCTCACCCAGAAGAATTCCGCCGACGACGATCCCGCTCCGGAGGACATCTTCGAGGTTGGCGTCATCGCCACCGTGTTGCAGCTGCTCAAGCTTCCGGACGGCACCGTGAAGGTGCTGGTCGAGGGCAAGGGCCGCGCCGGCGTGGCCAAGTTCACCGACAATCCGGAATATTACGAAGCCGACGTGGCCGAACTGGCCGAGGACGGCGGCGAGAGCCGTGAAGCCGAGGCCCTGTCGCGGGCCGTGGTCGAGCAGTTCGAAAACTATGTGAAGCTCAACAAGAAGGTGCCGCCGGAAGCCCTGGCCTCGATCCCGCAGATCGCGGAGCCGGGCAAGCTGGCCGACAGCATCGCCGCGCACCTGTCGGTGAAGATTGGCGACAAGCAGAACCTGCTCGAGATCTTCAATGTCGTGAAGCGCCTGGAGAAGGTCTTCGCCCTCATGGAAGGCGAGATCAGCGTCCTGCAGGTCGAGAAGAAGATCCGCTCGCGCGTGAAGCGCCAGATGGAGAAGACCCAGCGCGAGTACTATCTGAACGAGCAGATGAAGGCGATCCAGCGCGAGCTGGGCGACCAGGACGATGGTCGCGACGAACTCATCGAACTCGAAAAGCGCATCAAGAAGACCAAGCTGTCCAAGGAAGCGCGGACCAAGGCCGAGAGCGAGCTGAAGAAGCTGCGCAACATGAGCCCGATGTCCGCCGAGAGCACGGTCGTGCGGAACTATCTGGACTGGCTGCTGTCGGTGCCGTGGGGCAAGGCCAAGACCAAGAAGATCGACCTCAACGAGTCCGAGGCGATCCTCGACGCCGATCACTATGGCCTGGAGAAGGTCAAGGAACGGATCCTGGAGTACCTGGCCGTGCAGGCCCGGACCAACTCTCTGAAGGGCCCGATCCTCTGCCTCGTCGGTCCTCCCGGCGTGGGCAAGACCTCGCTCGGCAAGTCGATCGCCAAGGCGACGGCTCGCGAGTTCGTGCGCATGTCGCTGGGCGGCGTGCGTGACGAGAGCGAGATCCGCGGTCACCGCCGCACCTATATCGGCTCGATGCCCGGCAAGGTCATCCAGTCGATGAAGAAGGCGAAGACCACCAACGCCTTCGTCCTGCTCGACGAAATCGACAAGATGGGCAGCGACTGGCGGGGCGACCCGTCCTCGGCTCTGCTCGAGGTGCTGGACCCGGCGCAGAACTCGACCTTCGGCGACCACTACTTGGAAGTCGATTACGACCTGTCGCAGGTGATGTTCGTCACCACGGCCAACAGCCTGAACATGCCCCAGCCGCTGCTGGACCGCATGGAGATCATCCGCATCCCCGGCTACACCGAGGATGAGAAGCTGGAGATCGCCAAGCGTCACGTCCTGCCGAAGCTGGCCAAGGACCACGGGCTGAAGCCGGAAGAGTTCATCGTTCCGGACGAGGCGATCCGCGACCTGATCCGCTACTACACCCGCGAAGCCGGCGTGCGTTCGCTGGAGCGTGAACTGGGCGGTCTGGCCCGCAAGGTCGTTCGCGATCTGGCGCGCGAGAAGGTCGCTTCGATCACCATCGACGACGAACGTCTGGCCAAGTACGCGGGCGTCAAGAAGTACCGCTATGGCGAGACCGACGCCGAAGATCAGGTGGGCATCGTTACGGGCCTGGCCTGGACCGAGTTCGGCGGCGACATCCTGACCATCGAAGCCGTCAAGATGCCGGGCAAGGGCCGCACCACGGTCACCGGCAACCTGAAGGACGTGATGAAGGAGTCAATCTCGGCGGCGCACTCGTATGTCCGTTCGCGGTCCTTGCGCTTCGGCATCAAGCCGCCGGTGTTCGAGAAGACCGACATCCACGTGCACGTGCCGGAAGGTGCGACGCCCAAGGACGGTCCGTCGGCCGGCGTGGCCATGGCCGTGTCAATGGTCTCGGTGCTGACCGGTGTTCCGATCCGCAAGGATATCGCCATGACCGGCGAGATCACCCTGCGCGGCCGGGTGCTGGCCATCGGCGGCCTCAAGGAGAAGCTGCTGGCCGCTCTGCGCTCGGGCGTGAAGACGGTGCTGATCCCGCAGGAGAACGCCAAGGACCTGGCTGACATCCCCGACAACGTGAAGAACGCGCTGGAGATCATCCCGATCTCGACTGCCGACGAAGCGTTGAAGATCGCCCTGACCGGCCCCCTGACGCCGGTGGAGTGGAACGAGGACGAGGAGCCGATGCGCCCGATCAAGGGCGGGGACGACCTCGACAGTGATGCTGTCCGCGCCCACTAGGGTTAGCGAACATCATAAATAACAAGGTTATCGCTGATAACTTGCGTAGGGCGGGAGATTCCCGCCCTACGTTCGTTTGACGGGCGTTACACAACCGCCATACTCCCGGTGAAGCGAGCGGCGCAGACAAACAAAAGCGCCGCCGTTCATTAGGCTGGGAGAACTACATGACTAAGGCGGAACTCGTCACGGCGATCGCCGAGAAGGCGGGCATCAACAAGAACCAAGCCAAGGATGCGCTGGAAGCGTTCATCGATTCCGTGACCGGATCGTTGAAGGCAGGCCAGGACGTGCGTCTGGTGGGCTTCGGCACCTTCAAGGCCGTTTCCCGCGCCGCGGGCACTGCGCGCAACCCGCGTACGGGCGAGACGGTGAACCGTCCGGCGTCCAAGACCGCCCGCTTCCAGGTGGGCGAGGGTCTCAAGGGCGCCCTGAACGGCTGAGCAGTTCCAGTAAGTTTCGGAAGAGGGCGGGCGCCATTCGGGTCCGCCTTTTTCTATGGCCGCTTCCAACGAAGCGAACAGCCCGCTAGAAGGCGTCTCCCGGGCGGCTAGCTCAGCGGTAGAGCGTCTCGTTTACACCGAGAGGGTCGGGGGTTCGATCCCCTCGCCGCCCACCACCACTCCCTTAGGAGCGGTCCTCCAGAAGATCCCAGCGGTTGCCGTAGAGGTCCTCGAACACCGCCACCGAACCGTAGGGCTCGCGGCGCGGTTCTTCGAGGAAGCGTACGCCGCGCGCTAGCATGGCGGCATGATCGCGGTCGAAGTCGCGGGTTTTCAGGAACAGCAGCACCCGGCCGCCTGCCTGCTGGCCCACCGCCGCCGATTGCTCGGGCGTGGCGGCCTTGGCCAGGAGCAGGGCGGTTTCGCGCGCTCCTGGCGGCGCCACGCGCAGCCAGCGCTTTTCCGCGCTCAGCGGAGTGTCTTCCTGAAGCTCGAAACCCAGGACCTGGGTGTACCAGTCCCGCGCCTCGTCATAGTCGCGGACGACGAGGGTAAGGGCGCCGATGTGCATGGCAGAAGCTTAGAAGGGGCCGATGGGCGGCGGCAAGGCCTGGGCGCAGGCATAAGCGGCGACCATGACCACCAGGGCGATGGCGGCGAAGCGCAGGAACGCCATCGCGGCGCTGACTGGCTCGATGGCCAGGGGCGCGTGCGGGTCGATGACCGGCTTTTCCTCGGCTTCGCTCATGGAGTTCCTCGCTTTGCAGCAGGGCTTTTGGCGATGCGCGCATGAATGGTCAAGCTTGGGGCGTTGCAACCGATCCCCCTAGGGTCGCGTTTGCTGGCTGATCGTTGCGAGCCTTTCCGGGGAGGCGAAGACCATCGCGACATCGAAGGGGCCGCCGAGGGCGGCTCGACCCGGAGGAACGACATGAAGACTCTGACCATTGGCCTTGCCGCCGCCCTGACCATGGGGACGGCCTCCGCCACCCTGGCGCAGTATGACGACAGCTACCGCCAGCAGATGCGCGACTACCGCGCCGACCAGCGGGACTATTACGCGCAGAACCGCGATTATGAGGCGCAGCGCCGCGAGTATGACCGCCGCCGCGCGGACTATGAGGCCTCTCGCGCCCGATACGACCGCCGCTATGGCTATGGCGCCTATGTCCGTCGCTATGGCGAGTTCAACTATCCGGCTCCGGCCTATGCCGCCGGGGACTACGGCGCGCCGGTATCGGCCTACTATCGTGACAATCCCTGCGAACGTCGCGGCGGCAATACGAACAAGACCGCTGGCGGCGTCATCGGCGCTCTGGCCGGTGCGGTCTTGGGCGGCAGCGTGGCCGGCAACGGGGCCAAGACTGAGGGCGCGGTGCTTGGCGGCGTCGTCGGCGCCATCGCGGGCACCGCGATCGGCAGCAACGCCGACAAGAACGCCCGCTGCGACAACACCGGCTACTACTTCGACTATAACCAGACCGTGCCGTACCGCGAGACGGCGGAGGATCGCCGCCTGAGCAACCGTCGCTACGACTATGCCTGGTCCGAGCGCAATCGTTGCCGTCTGGCGGCCGCGCCGGCGGACTGGGGCGGTCGTACGGAATACCGTTACGTTCGTGTTTGCCCGGACAGCCAAGGGCGCTATCGTATCACTGGCTAAGCTTGAATACCGCGCTCGGGAACCTCGTCGTGCCCGAGCGTCTTTATCGCTACCTGGGCCGCGTGGGGCGGCGTGAGGCGAGGGCGTCGGCTTGAGTGTTACGGGTTTTGGTCCTTTCGAGTTCGAACCATCCGCGAGCTTGGCGGACCGCAACGCATTTGACGCCGACGGCCGGGTTCGACTGGTCGACACGACCATGCTGTACGCCCCCCGCAGCGGCGGGGTGAAACGCTATCTCACCAACAAGCGCGCCTGGTTCGCAGCGCATCGCCCGGACGTTCGGCACACCCTCGTGGTCCCAGGCCCCCGACATGCCCATGACGGTGACGGGGAGGTCTCCATCTACGCAGCGCCGCTGCCATTCGGCGATGGCTATCGCTGGCCCATCGGCAAGCGCAGCTGGATGGAGCGGCTGATCCGCCAGCGTCCGGACATCATCGAGGCCGGCGACGTCTATACCCCCGGCCTGGCCGCCCTGAAGGCGGGCGACGAGCTGGGCATTCCCGTGGTCGGCTTCTGCCACACGGATCTGGGCGCGCTGGCGGCGCTGCATATCGGGGAGTGGGCCGAGAAGCCTGTTCAAAGGCGTTGGGCCGCCATCTACCGACAGTTCGCCAAGGTCGTGGCGCCGAGTCGCTTTATCGCCGGCCGCCTGATCGAGGCGGGGGTGGAGGACGCCATTTCCCTGCCGTTGGGCGTGGATGTCGACGCCTTCAATCCTCAGCGCGCCGATCGAGAGGCGCTGCGCCGGCAACTGGGCCTGTCCGCCGACACACGCTTGCTGGTCTTCGCCGGCCGTCCGGCGCGGGAAAAGCGCCTGGAGGTGCTGGTCGAGGCGGTGGAGGCGCTTGGTGATCCTTATCGCCTGCTGCTGGTCGGGGCGGGCGCCGGCGCGCCGACCTCCGACTTCATCATTCCGATGGACTATCAGAAATCGCCGGCCGAGCTGGCGCGGGTGCTGGCCTCCTGCGACGCCTTCGTCCACGCCAATGACGCCGAGCCTTTCGGCCTGATCGTGCTAGAGGCCATGGCCTGCGGCCTGCCCGTGGTCGGGGTCAACGCCGGTGGTGTCGCCGAATCCGTGGATTCAGAAGTGGGCGAACTGGCGGTGGCGTCGGAAGGCGCGGCCATGGCCGAGGCCATCGCCGCTCTGTTCGAACGCGACGTTGCGGCGGTCGGCGCGGCGGCGCGGGCGCGGGCGGTGGCCCGTCATGCGTGGTCGACGGTGTTCGAGCAGCTTTCCAGCGTCTATGGCCGCCTGACGGATCGCCCGGCCTTTGGTCAGGCGACGATGCTGAGCGCCTAGCGCGCGACCTTAAGAACTCGAAAGCGGCGGTGCGGCCCGCGCCATAGCGGTCAGAGCTCCTGGAACGGGCTCTCATGGATCGCCGGCTTCTGCTCCCCATCATGATCGGCCTCTTCGCGCCGGCCAGCGCCCTGGCTGAAGACTGGCGCTGGGCGGGGCGTTTCCTGGCGGCCAGCGAGATCGTCAACGCCAAGGGCGTGGGCCTGACGGATCGGGATCCCGGCGTGCTGCTGCGGGTGGAGCGGCGGGGCGAGGGCGCCTATGTCGGCGGGCTGATGATGACGGAGAACGGCTGGGACGATCGTGAGATCGAGGCCGAGATTCTCGCGGGAATCACGCGCTCCATCGGCCCGTATGGGATCGATGCTTCCGCCTACTACAAGTACAGCACGGGCATGTCGGCGGGGCGGGACCGCGACATGTTCGAGTACCGGCTTGATCTCACACGCCACCAGGGACGAGCTTCGGGGCGTCTGCGCCTGGACTACACGCCCGACCTGCAGGGGCGCCCCGACGCGGCCTGGTGGGTCGAAGGGCAGGGCGGCTGGCGTGTTTCAACCCGCGCCACGGTGTCAGGCGCGATCGGTCGGCGCACGCTGGCCGGCGGACGGGATTCCATTACTGGAACCTGGGCGTCAACTGGCGTCTCGCGCCGACCGTGACGGCCGATCTGCGCTGGTACGACACCGACGCCAGCGGCCTGGGCCGGAATCACCAGGCCCGGCCGGTGGCCGCCATCATCGCC contains the following coding sequences:
- the lon gene encoding endopeptidase La, which translates into the protein MSEIKTLPVLPLRDIVVFPHMVVPLFVGRDKSVRALEEVMKGDKQILLLTQKNSADDDPAPEDIFEVGVIATVLQLLKLPDGTVKVLVEGKGRAGVAKFTDNPEYYEADVAELAEDGGESREAEALSRAVVEQFENYVKLNKKVPPEALASIPQIAEPGKLADSIAAHLSVKIGDKQNLLEIFNVVKRLEKVFALMEGEISVLQVEKKIRSRVKRQMEKTQREYYLNEQMKAIQRELGDQDDGRDELIELEKRIKKTKLSKEARTKAESELKKLRNMSPMSAESTVVRNYLDWLLSVPWGKAKTKKIDLNESEAILDADHYGLEKVKERILEYLAVQARTNSLKGPILCLVGPPGVGKTSLGKSIAKATAREFVRMSLGGVRDESEIRGHRRTYIGSMPGKVIQSMKKAKTTNAFVLLDEIDKMGSDWRGDPSSALLEVLDPAQNSTFGDHYLEVDYDLSQVMFVTTANSLNMPQPLLDRMEIIRIPGYTEDEKLEIAKRHVLPKLAKDHGLKPEEFIVPDEAIRDLIRYYTREAGVRSLERELGGLARKVVRDLAREKVASITIDDERLAKYAGVKKYRYGETDAEDQVGIVTGLAWTEFGGDILTIEAVKMPGKGRTTVTGNLKDVMKESISAAHSYVRSRSLRFGIKPPVFEKTDIHVHVPEGATPKDGPSAGVAMAVSMVSVLTGVPIRKDIAMTGEITLRGRVLAIGGLKEKLLAALRSGVKTVLIPQENAKDLADIPDNVKNALEIIPISTADEALKIALTGPLTPVEWNEDEEPMRPIKGGDDLDSDAVRAH
- a CDS encoding HU family DNA-binding protein — its product is MTKAELVTAIAEKAGINKNQAKDALEAFIDSVTGSLKAGQDVRLVGFGTFKAVSRAAGTARNPRTGETVNRPASKTARFQVGEGLKGALNG
- a CDS encoding VOC family protein translates to MHIGALTLVVRDYDEARDWYTQVLGFELQEDTPLSAEKRWLRVAPPGARETALLLAKAATPEQSAAVGQQAGGRVLLFLKTRDFDRDHAAMLARGVRFLEEPRREPYGSVAVFEDLYGNRWDLLEDRS